From a single Flavobacteriales bacterium genomic region:
- a CDS encoding histidine kinase gives MYFGIDAHTAWTDSLLNNALLAFACFDITLILRYHRSSGKSWYMPLLWCVGLAAASLVAIHYIAGYLYGNTPADALFEHTVPLRFAFFFVVIGAFMLLDRLLHYQRAQDESNERRLNLEKLGKEAELSSLRQQLQPHFLFNTLNSVSSLISIQPEEARSMIHKLSDFLRGTVKKNDGQFVDLASELNQLNLYLDIEKVRFGHRLNTEAEQDEAALPMMLPPLLLQPLVENAIKFGLYDTVGTVTIRITARAEKGYLVITIRNPFDAETARPRQGTGFGLTSVQRRLYLLFARNDLLQTRADKDTFTVTVKIPQRP, from the coding sequence ATGTATTTCGGGATCGATGCCCATACCGCCTGGACCGACAGCCTCCTGAACAACGCCCTGCTGGCCTTCGCCTGTTTTGACATCACCCTCATTCTCCGCTACCACCGTTCCAGCGGCAAAAGCTGGTACATGCCGCTGCTGTGGTGTGTCGGTCTCGCAGCTGCGTCGCTTGTTGCCATCCACTACATCGCCGGCTACCTGTACGGGAACACACCCGCCGATGCCCTTTTCGAACATACCGTGCCGCTGCGCTTCGCGTTCTTCTTTGTGGTGATCGGCGCCTTCATGCTGCTGGACCGCCTGCTGCACTACCAGCGCGCGCAGGATGAAAGCAACGAACGCCGCCTCAACCTGGAGAAACTGGGCAAGGAAGCCGAACTCTCCTCCCTTCGGCAACAGCTGCAACCGCATTTTCTGTTCAACACCCTCAACTCGGTGAGCTCGCTCATCAGCATCCAGCCGGAAGAAGCGCGCAGCATGATCCACAAACTATCCGACTTCCTGCGCGGCACCGTGAAGAAAAACGACGGACAATTCGTGGACCTGGCATCGGAACTAAACCAGCTGAACCTCTACCTCGACATTGAAAAGGTGCGCTTCGGGCATCGCCTGAACACAGAAGCCGAACAGGATGAAGCCGCACTCCCGATGATGTTGCCGCCCCTCCTCCTCCAGCCCCTGGTGGAAAACGCCATCAAGTTTGGCCTGTACGATACCGTGGGAACCGTGACCATCCGCATCACCGCCCGCGCAGAAAAGGGCTACCTCGTGATCACCATCCGCAACCCCTTCGATGCAGAAACAGCGCGCCCCAGGCAAGGAACCGGGTTCGGACTCACATCTGTGCAACGCCGCCTGTACTTGCTTTTCGCCCGCAACGACCTGCTGCAAACCCGTGCCGATAAAGACACATTCACCGTGACCGTTAAAATACCCCAACGCCCATGA
- a CDS encoding DUF4288 domain-containing protein, translating into MNWFTARIIYRIVTGKGEHAPQFDEQLRLIRARDKASAFEKASRLGHKEQDSFSNHKGETVEWRFVGVAELTHLGTLTDGAELTSSITEPTDAHLYTRYVHERQHAIGAGFLSLNMRSIDN; encoded by the coding sequence ATGAACTGGTTCACAGCACGCATCATCTACCGCATCGTTACCGGCAAAGGTGAACATGCCCCCCAATTCGATGAACAGCTCCGGCTCATCCGGGCCCGTGACAAGGCATCGGCATTTGAAAAAGCATCCCGCCTGGGCCACAAAGAACAGGACAGCTTCTCCAACCACAAGGGAGAAACCGTGGAGTGGCGGTTCGTGGGTGTGGCCGAGCTCACCCACCTGGGTACGCTCACCGACGGAGCCGAACTAACATCATCCATTACCGAACCCACGGATGCACATCTTTACACACGCTATGTGCACGAGAGGCAACACGCCATCGGAGCAGGATTTCTATCTTTGAATATGCGGTCCATTGACAACTGA
- a CDS encoding T9SS type A sorting domain-containing protein, producing MQKQDRVQPHHQETDARPANVPVPYHDMHAEIDTSGVLHWESEEVEDSTEFIVQQFKWNRWVNVDTVKGTEGDQYHFTSRVYLFHGKNRIRILHHATDTNTYADTVSMDVPNIPEVSYACSVNMDKVKFSAETPYEIIDAHGHTVRSGFGNSVSVKDLDEGMYFLNVENKTEEIIVRKTW from the coding sequence ATGCAAAAACAGGATCGGGTGCAGCCGCATCATCAGGAAACGGATGCAAGGCCAGCAAACGTCCCGGTCCCTTACCACGATATGCACGCTGAAATTGACACAAGCGGCGTGCTTCATTGGGAATCGGAAGAGGTGGAGGATTCCACCGAATTCATCGTCCAGCAGTTCAAATGGAACCGCTGGGTGAACGTGGATACCGTGAAGGGAACGGAAGGCGATCAATACCACTTCACATCCCGGGTATATCTTTTTCATGGAAAGAACCGCATCCGAATCCTGCACCATGCCACCGATACAAATACCTATGCAGACACGGTTTCGATGGATGTGCCCAACATTCCCGAGGTGAGTTATGCATGCAGTGTGAACATGGACAAGGTGAAGTTTTCAGCGGAAACACCTTATGAGATCATTGATGCCCACGGTCACACCGTGCGTTCGGGATTCGGGAACAGTGTGTCCGTAAAAGACCTGGATGAAGGAATGTATTTTTTGAATGTTGAAAACAAGACAGAGGAGATTATCGTCAGGAAAACATGGTAG